A single genomic interval of Malania oleifera isolate guangnan ecotype guangnan chromosome 13, ASM2987363v1, whole genome shotgun sequence harbors:
- the LOC131146072 gene encoding uncharacterized protein LOC131146072: MSDPYERAKGGRLTFKGGDLASRSKSIDKHRKKKKQKKKEEAKNRDEEAGAAGDPEHDFGEVAADGGDGGGGDIYTIDAAKRMKYDELFPVEAKKFGYDPKSKSKSVEDALDDRVKKKADRYCK; the protein is encoded by the coding sequence ATGTCGGATCCGTACGAGAGAGCGAAGGGAGGGAGGCTTACCTTCAAAGGCGGCGACCTCGCCAGTCGCAGCAAATCCATCGACAAgcacaggaagaagaagaagcagaaaaagaaggaagaagctAAGAACCGCGACGAAGAAGCGGGTGCCGCGGGCGATCCGGAGCACGATTTTGGCGAAGTCGCTGCCGACGGCGGCGACGGAGGTGGAGGAGATATATACACGATCGACGCCGCGAAGCGCATGAAGTACGACGAGCTCTTCCCGGTTGAGGCGAAGAAGTTCGGTTACGATCCCAAGTCGAAGTCCAAATCCGTGGAAGATGCCCTCGACGACCGCGTGAAGAAGAAGGCCGATCGCTACTGTAAATAA